A part of Halictus rubicundus isolate RS-2024b chromosome 4, iyHalRubi1_principal, whole genome shotgun sequence genomic DNA contains:
- the Nost gene encoding nostrin: protein MEEVRHAWASLKSARILSSSNGNANVCNDSNSTTIWYDAPAPVIVHCRDFCDENRGIGKPIEERSTVSAIDDDQSVSPRDREPVSTSPSGDRGKTAVCQREKRHRNTVELTAVASVKTDEDGVPTISFSFLHTDEKPLAPDTNTSTSVPSGVADDAEQTDSSPSYQLYDVPRNSYVPEEIETESETTKTEIEFEKVVESRRDEAETAGEGNGIHGTNREEFNEKSTRGAVTPDDSVDSVDSVDRPPVKANGRATVKIDSPGDSDRNGRNDRAKRSVRSFKSGRKSYGTEDNEEYDAGIASMSGSYSDPECSNDALSTVSRRIRRSKLQKHRLGKAWDKMRSWLRDETTRINEVVNKHARLQAVGALAAEAGPPPSIPNIPNIPSIKCASYDLTRATARDTGSITKVEEFGMASVTEETIEARSPENGAGPRKLHSSAEDLLDGSGPVSVRAYRPCSDAENEEADDETGETKDRARKVGPIKRRMLGSIRGLMASTHLLHVHETEEGGQGGFEDVRRYVKQGGDFCKELAAILHERAELEATYAKGLSKLSNKLTKACAKDQGGNSSGGVNEAWRCIGEEMEAAAEAHRVWSITLSEQLAKPIRVGVAEAQGRSRKSIENAVDKAGKSLHEWRNIAAKSKKQSFACARENERLQDLARLQSISQSQQSNNKSSSHHHHMTEKEASKLEARRRKAEDSSRRADTEFYTVSVRAERARLEYESTVRKGAKQMELLEEERSSALKDLANVYLAHLQALAPRLQQSTDRLITPVRNCNVSHDIEILKNLIRRVESNDACNSEQLLPDFYAEHVTLAMNRDRRKQALVRVLHLIRQDLERERRGREGLETLHRAFVSTPAFAADESTQNVTDKLHHMRSMLLYLEAARYKVGGTLAEVEGSKRGKHPLAEHILVSRDKQGLQQSVLKVPSWAKNESFEFQDDQDEIDVHLAKDHETESRDWADRTAGDGNSENPPDEDDFSDFDEFSSHSEDNNNQEVDGAAETTGKTDATTAEQCRAIYQYSANLNDELSLNPGDLITVHQKQPDGWWIGECRGRTGIFPATYVQVIH from the exons atGGAAGAAGTGAGACACGCGTGGGCCTCTCTGAAATCGGCTAGAATACTGTCGTCGTCGAACGGGAACGCGAACGTGTGCAACGACAGCAACTCGACGACGATCTGGTACGACGCCCCGGCGCCGGTGATAGTACACTGCCGTGACTTCTGCGACGAGAATCGAGGTATCGGCAAGCCGATCGAAGAACGATCGACAGTGTCCGCGATCGACGACGACCAGTCGGTGTCGCCGCGAGACCGCGAGCCCGTCTCGACGAGTCCCTCGGGAGATCGCGGAAAAACGGCCGTTTGCCAACGGGAAAAACGGCACAGGAACACCGTGGAACTGACCGCGGTCGCTTCGGTGAAGACCGACGAAGACGGTGTGCCGACGATCAGCTTCAGCTTCCTGCACACCGACGAGAAACCTCTGGCTCCCGACACGAACACATCAACGTCCGTGCCATCGGGCGTGGCCGACGACGCGGAGCAAACCGACTCGTCCCCGTCCTATCAACTGTACGACGTCCCCAGGAATTCGTACGTACCCGAGGAAATCGAAACCGAGAGCGAAACCACCAAAACTGAAATCGAATTCGAGAAAGTCGTAGAAAGTCGACGGGACGAAGCAGAAACGGCCGGCGAAGGTAATGGAATTCACGGCACGAACCGAGAAGAATTCAACGAGAAATCGACGAGAGGAGCGGTGACGCCCGACGATTCCGTCGATTCCGTCGATTCCGTCGATCGACCGCCAGTGAAAGCGAACGGACGAGCGACCGTGAAAATCGATTCGCCCGGCGACAGCGACAGGAACGGCCGAAACGATCGCGCGAAGAGATCGGTTAGATCGTTCAAGTCCGGCCGGAAAAGCTACGGCACGGAGGACAACGAGGAGTACGACGCAGGAATCGCCTCGATGTCCGGATCCTACTCGGATCCCGAGTGCTCGAACGACGCTCTGTCCACCGTGTCTCGCCGGATCCGGCGATCCAAG TTACAGAAGCATCGGTTGGGTAAGGCGTGGGACAAAATGAGGAGTTGGCTGCGCGACGAAACCACCAGGATCAACGAGGTGGTGAACAAACACGCAAGACTGCAGGCGGTCGGGGCCCTCGCCGCGGAGGCCGGGCCACCGCCGAGCATCCCTAACATCCCTAACATCCCGAGCATCAAGTGCGCGTCCTACGACCTGACCAGGGCGACGGCGAGGGACACGGGTTCGATCACGAAGGTCGAGGAGTTCGGCATGGCCTCCGTCACCGAGGAGACAATCGAGGCTCGTTCTCCCGAAAACGGAGCCGGTCCGAGAAAACTGCATAGCAGCGCGGAAGATCTGTTGGACGGTTCTGGACCGGTGTCAGTTCGCGCGTACAGGCCCTGTTCCGACGCGGAAAACGAGGAGGCGGACGACGAGACCGGCGAGACCAAAGATCGCGCTCGAAAAGTCGGCCCGATTAAGAGGAGAATGCTGGGGTCAATCAGAGGGTTAATGGCCTCCACTCATCTGCTTCACGTTCACGAGACCGAAGAG GGAGGGCAAGGCGGGTTCGAGGATGTGCGAAGGTACGTCAAGCAGGGCGGCGATTTCTGCAAGGAGCTGGCAGCTATTCTTCACGAAAG AGCGGAGCTGGAAGCAACGTACGCCAAAGGACTCTCGAAGCTCAGCAACAAGCTGACGAAAGCGTGCGCGAAGGACCAAG GTGGAAATAGCAGCGGAGGCGTGAACGAGGCATGGAGATGCATCGGAGAGGAAATGGAGGCTGCCGCGGAAGCACACAGGGTATGGAGCATCACGCTCAGCGAGCAGCTCGCCAAACCGATCCGG GTGGGAGTAGCGGAGGCTCAGGGCCGCTCGAGGAAGTCGATCGAGAACGCGGTCGACAAAGCTGGAAAATCTCTGCACGAGTGGCGCAACATCGCCGCGAAAAGTAAAAAGCAAAGTTTCGCTTGCGCTCGGGAAAACGAGAGGTTGCAGGACCTGGCGAGGTTGCAGTCGATCAGCCAGAGCCAGCAGAGCAACAACAAATCGTCGAGCCATCATCACCACATGACGGAGAAAGAGGCTAGCAAGCTCGAGGCGAGGAGGAGAAAGGCCGAGGACTCGTCCCGTAGGGCGGACACGGAGTTCTACACGGTGAGCGTGAGAGCCGAGAGAGCCAGGCTCGAGTACGAGAGCACGGTGAGAAAAGGTGCGAAACAGATGGAGCTCCTCGAAGAGGAACGATCGAGCGCTCTCAAGGATCTCGCGAACGTTTACCTGGCGCACCTGCAGGCGCTCGCACCTCGCTTGCAACAG AGCACCGACCGTTTGATCACGCCCGTGCGCAACTGCAACGTGTCCCACGACATCGAGATTCTCAAGAATCTCATACGAAGAGTCGAGAGCAACGACGCCTGCAACTCCGAGCAACTACTGCCCGACTTCTACGCCGAGCACGTTACCCTCGCGATGAACAGAGATCGGCGAAAACAGGCGCTGGTCAGGGTGCTACATCTGATCAGACAGGACCTGGAGCGAGAAAGACGCGGCCGCGAAGGTCTCGAAACTCTTCACAGAGCTTTCGTCTCGACGCCCGCGTTCGCCGCCGACGAGAGCACGCAGAACGTCACGGATAAGTTGCATCAC ATGCGCTCCATGCTGTTGTACCTGGAGGCAGCGAGGTACAAAGTGGGGGGGACGCTTGCGGAAGTGGAAGGCAGCAAACGAGGCAAGCATCCCTTGGCGGAACATATTCTCGTCTCGAGGGACAAGCAAGGTCTGCAGCAGAGCGTCCTTAAG GTTCCTTCTTGGGCAAAGAACGAATCGTTTGAGTTTCAAGACGACCAAGACGAGATAGATGTTCACCTCGCGAAGGATCACGAGACCGAGAGCCGCGATTGGGCCGACAGGACGGCCGGCGACGGGAACTCCGAGAATCCGCCCGACGAAGACGACTTCAGCGACTTCGACGAGTTCAGCAGCCACTCCGAGGACAATAACAATCAAGAGGTCGACGGTGCTGCCGAGACCACCGGTAAAACCGACGCCACCACGGCGGAACAGTGCAGGGCGATCTATCAGTATTCGGCGAATCTGAACGACGAGCTCAGCTTGAATCCTGGGGATCTGATAACGGTGCATCAGAAGCAACCGGACGGCTGGTGGATAGGCGAGTGCAGAGGACGGACTGGAATATTTCCAGCCACTTACGTGCAAGTTATTCATTGA
- the LOC143353583 gene encoding phospholipase A1: MVSFLTVLVKLFPVFAAHSLLFNYTNGSIGRNVNATNVVKNSWTGYARNLSEFIYTISTSSALVDSPQESKPKQVDCLGLGTTFATALEWFFINKPNGTDALDVKFLLTSRDQPRRVQVIIGKQFGLEWTDFRVDRPTIIIVHGFLSHGQESWISDLEKSFLQWGDVNVVVVDWSSGGNTWNYYKAAVNTRIVGYQIARFLEHIENATDAGSIPQSNNWGPLHLVGHSLGAHICGFAAKELKKRRSKWTVQRITGLDPAQPCFKNADPAVKLHKSDAPFVDIIHTNGKLLSRIGLGLPDPIGHTDFYPNGGKSQPGCTKIDTSYYRYLPLPVRAISNSICSHGRSYIYLIESLISDIKHNCTFWAHPWDLSYRNLIAIETERCTRNVCTEMGINAINYPQRGTFFVATSNSIPFCLNDTNAVEAIEAIAQMEKDNENEIYD, from the exons ATGGTGTCCTTTCTGACGGTGTTGGTTAAACTCTTTCCGGTTTTCGCAGCGCATAGTCTGCTGTTTAATTATACAAACGGAAGTATCGGTAGAAATGTAAACGCTACAAATGTAGTTAAAAATTCATGGACCGGTTACGCGAGAAATTTGTCGGAGTTTATTTATACGATTTCCACTTCTTCGGCTCTTGTAGATTCTCCACAAGAATCCAAGCCGAAGCAAGTCGATTGTCTTGGTTTGGGTACAACATTCGCGACAGCTTTGGAGTGGTTTTTCATAAACAAACCAAACGGAACCGATGCCTTGGACGTCAAGTTTTTATTGACTTCGAGGGATCAACCGCGACGTGTTCAGGTGATCATTGGAAAACAGTTCGGTTTAGAGTGGACAGACTTTCGAGTCGATCGTCCAACGATTATAATTGTACATGGATTTTTATCACACGGACAAGAATCGTGGATCAGCGATCTCGAGAAATCGTTTCTCCAATGG GGTGATGTGAACGTTGTAGTCGTCGACTGGAGCAGCGGCGGCAATACTTGGAATTATTACAAAGCTGCAGTTAATACAAGAATAGTGGGATATCAAATTGCAAG ATTTTTAGAGCATATAGAAAATGCGACGGACGCCGGAAGTATTCCTCAGAGTAACAACTGGGGACCTTTACATTTGGTGGGCCACAGTCTCGGGGCACATATTTGTGGATTCGCTGCGAAGGAGCTGAAGAAAAGACGAAGCAAATGGACAGTGCAAAGAATAACAGGACTCGATCCTGCCCAGCCTTGTTTCAAGAACGCTGATCCAGCGGTGAAGCTTCACAAATCCGATGCACCGTTCGTAGACATCATACACACCAATGGCAAATTGCTCTCCCGGATTGGATTGGGCTTACCGGATCCAATAG GCCACACCGATTTCTATCCGAACGGTGGAAAAAGCCAGCCCGGCTGTACCAAAATAGACACTTCGTATTACCGATATTTACCGCTTCCTGTTCGAG CGATCAGTAATTCTATCTGTAGTCACGGACGTTCGTACATCTATCTGATTGAGTCTCTAATATCCGACATTAAGCATAATTGTACGTTTTGGGCGCATCCCTGGGATTTATCGTATCGAAATCTTATCGCGATAGAGACGGAACGTTGCACCAGAAACGTCTGCACCGAAATGGGTATAAACGCGATCAATTATCCGCAGCGTGGAACATTCTTCGTTGCCACATCGAACTCCATACCATTTTGTC TTAACGATACTAACGCGGTCGAAGCGATCGAAGCTATCGCGCAGATGGAGAAGGACAATGAGAACGAAATTTACGACTGA
- the Rrp6 gene encoding exosome component Rrp6 has protein sequence MDPEENWNGDCQTPLNDQTQENGRQESNQVVPGYAKFDDYIQDAFDAIRTGIKAANALPIESNFNYYSCFPSFLAATDKNVQLLLSIMQHTLGTAGIKGNISRLDTEEKFELLLESNDILLDRANSLMDEESGITKTSEVEFVVTQMKKQTVNGSWNKRPSRSGETAEAAQSVRLLAGKNIQRPQIMFKDKIDNSSKPWCPKLKDKPNSLKPLAIYLEEGENGETFNHPYEYELDMFTIPSSQLQKSNPIKYKSLDASTLVMIENPSDIKTLIQDLKQYKEIAVDLEHHSYRSFQGITCLMQISAGDTDYIIDTLALRSELHELNEIFTKPTILKVFHGADLDVQWLQRDLSLYVVNMFDTHQAAKHLNLPYLSLAYLLKHYCNIDPNKHFQLADWRIRPLPEELQRYAREDTHYLLHIKDILKNALIDMANGQTNILKAVYDRSTDICKRTYVKPVWTEESCMSLYRKSQKMFNNKQLYALREIHKWRDSTAREEDDSTAYVLPNHMLLNIAETLPREMQGILACCNPIPPLVRQHLLKLHKIILKAREQPLIKPILEDLRQRLTQRNQIANSEAWMHLPHDIPSGMEARADLPCLLDKNMVPETLLVNTTVKHTVTVFDSPVTSEDEDTTKNGEQNMKKKKFVFVSPFERYKRVLPMIAQEEAQERERQKQEEENRSNNTKKDDESEIVESKNRVYEHFKQVSQMAKGEKKKPSPLSLGQMQGRKRKRDSNIKKGDDTQEKANDSLLTPAPLLVKKASNDEASLVEEQKVQECLARIQGQAEDEEKIKSLRGRKKGDKRRAVRELSNKGLMPSDKFDYKKVDFNSFQGGSANTSKKVNFVQTMKKQSEKKRKRKKQKINI, from the exons ATGGATCCTGAAGAAAATTGGAACGGCGATTGTCAAACACCGTTGAACGATCAAACACAGGAAAACGGACGTCAAGAATCTAACCAAGTTGTACCTGGGTACGCCAAGTTCGACGATTACATTCAG GATGCTTTTGATGCTATCAGAACTGGGATTAAAGCAGCCAATGCTTTACCAATCGAATCGAATTTTAACTATTACTCCTGTTTCCCAAGTTTTCTAGCTGCTACAGATAAAAATGTACAGCTATTGTTAAGCATTATGCAGCATACTTTGGGAACAGCAGGTATTAAGGGTAACATTTCTAGACTCGACACAGAAGAAAAGTTTGAGCTTCTATTGGAATCCAATGACATACTCTTGGACAGAGCG AATTCGTTAATGGACGAGGAATCTGGCATCACGAAGACGTCCGAGGTAGAATTTGTTGTAACACAGATGAAAAAACAAACAGTGAACGGTAGTTGGAACAAGCGACCGTCCCGATCCGGTGAAACAGCCGAAGCCGCGCAATCCGTTCGTTTACTCGccgggaaaaatattcaaaggcCTCAAATAATGTTTAAGGATAAGATCGATAACAGTTCGAAACCATGGTGCCCTAAGCTCAAAGACAAGCCAAACTCTTTGAAACCTTTAGCAATTTATTTGGAAGAGGGCGAGAATGGTGAAACTTTCAATCACCCGTACGAATACGAATTGGACATGTTTACTATTCCCAGCAGTCAACTACAGAAATCTAAtccaataaaatataaatctctGGACGCATCGACTTTGGTAATGATCGAGAATCCGTCCGACATCAAAACACTGATACAAGACTTGAAACAGTACAAAGAAATCGCTGTAGACTTGGAGCATCACTCCTATAGGAGTTTTCAAGGAATAACTTGCCTAATGCAAATATCGGCAGGAGATACGGATTACATAATCGATACCTTGGCGTTACGTTCTGAGTTGCACGAGCTGAACGAAATTTTTACAAAgcccactattttgaaagtattTCACGGGGCCGATCTGGATGTCCAGTGGCTCCAACGAGATTTATCTCTGTACGTGGTGAACATGTTCGACACGCATCAAGCCGCCAAACATCTTAATCTGCCTTACCTGAGTCTAGCGTATCTACTGAAACATTATTGTAACATAGATCCGAACAAACACTTCCAATTGGCCGATTGGCGAATAAGGCCTCTACCGGAAGAACTTCAAAGATACGCTAGAGAAGACACGCATTACCTATTACACATAAAAGATATACTAAAGAACGCTTTAATAGATATGGCCAATGGGCAGACGAACATTTTGAAAGCGGTGTACGATCGAAGTACAGACATATGCAAGAGAACCTATGTGAAGCCAGTCTGGACGGAGGAAAGTTGCATGAGTTTGTACAGAAAGAGTCAAAAGATGTTTAACAATAAACAGCTTTATGCTCTCAGAGAAATTCACAAGTGGAGAGACTCGACTGCCAGGGAGGAGGACGATAGCACCGCTTACGTTTTACCGAATCATATGCTTTTGAATATCGCAGAAACATTACCTCGCGAGATGCAAGGAATTTTGGCGTGTTGCAATCCTATACCTCCTCTTGTCCGGCAACATTTATTAAAGCTGCACAAAATTATATTGAAGGCTAGAGAACAGCCACTGATCAAGCCGATTCTCGAAGATCTCAGGCAACGGTTGACTCAAAGAAATCAGATTGCTAACTCGGAAGCTTGGATGCATTTGCCTCATGACATTCCAAGCGGTATGGAAGCGAGGGCTGATTTACCATGTTTGTTGGACAAGAATATGGTACCAGAAACATTGTTGGTAAATACTACGGTGAAACACACGGTTACAGTGTTCGACAGCCCAGTCACGTCCGAG GACGAGGATACGACAAAGAACGGGGAACAAAatatgaagaagaaaaagtttGTGTTTGTTAGTCCGTTTGAACGATACAAACGCGTGCTACCAATGATAGCGCAGGAAGAAGCGCAGGAAAGGGAAAGGCAAAAGCAGGAAGAAGAAAATCGATCGAATAACACGAAGAAAGACGACGAAAGTGAAATAGTAGAAAGCAAAAATAGAGTTTACGAACATTTCAAACAAGTCTCTCAgatggcgaagggagaaaagaaaaaacctAGCCCGCTTTCTTTAGGTCAGATGCAGGGACGAAAACGGAAGCGAGattcgaatattaaaaagggAGATGACACACAAGAGAAAGCTAACGATAGTCTGTTAACTCCGGCTCCGTTGTTGGTGAAGAAAGCATCGAACGACGAGGCATCTTTAGTGGAGGAGCAAAAGGTGCAAGAATGTTTAGCAAGAATTCAAGGTCAAGCCGAAGACGAGGAAAAGATTAAATCTCTACG CGGGAGAAAGAAGGGAGATAAACGACGCGCAGTGCGAGAGTTAAGCAACAAAGGTTTGATGCCATCGGACAAGTTTGATTACAAAAAAGTCGATTTTAACTCTTTCCAAGGAGGAAGCGCAAATACGTCCAAGAAAGTAAACTTCGTGCAAACAATG AAAAAACAAagtgagaaaaagagaaagcGGAAGAAGCAAAAGATAAACATATAa